Proteins encoded in a region of the Fusarium falciforme chromosome 6, complete sequence genome:
- a CDS encoding CHAT domain-containing protein, with amino-acid sequence MTDISLMGDEEFAVRLEAYIGALGPVPSDASTSSPDAARALRLHHLANHTAKRRLRRNDELGNKINDLEVDLRLHAVHASPLQDPELTCRRLLAVDTLLERYQTRSQDMLDLELSISHLERASLLIEEGNGLFPDYLVLYGRARRCHFEVTQDPLELGRIIQTLASFPQVVDENPMLLQLYSNLMLERFKISATHQDLQEAIERAEAVRNLADAGVDTQIYALSNLAECLSDLSDLQIGDGETHLDRAVSRGLEARELAQQPNCPIADVAFVYGSLSYAHYRRYLHSLRPADILQALENGRRAVVLCGDGHPDKARWTNQLGLAYIALFHHLADRSSLEKATGLFQHAIELSSDHGQIRGLALSNLADALASRFDLTGETEALDIAVSKYRAAANQLNPHIVKSADNLLNLGSILISAYNRHLDDEYLDEAVDVLNRALLRYPDGHVDIGFTHSLLCEALVKKHKHVDSSQQENIQSAINHGTKSILLAGQNDPRMHRLLQTLSMAYQAKWEEGNRGQKADLEKAIEMSRKCLDATPQDSSDRARLLGWLGDLLVAQLFDNDPDADTSTFTEPLILFREAVNSPNGSPLMRIKAAQKAVRILTNQHKWEEAKPISLAAMQLLPQVCGRYQSLQDQQQVVSQTSGLASEVCSLLLQLGEPDEALAQLEAGRAMILGFAMDNNDEVSELQETDKGLAKEFLDIKAKLHIPSDLQSSRLGEVRLQERRAAEADLVNCLEKIRNLDGHHDFLREPPVDRLKSCTKEGIVVLVNISYLRSDAIILVDSRTLVVPLSRLEPQKIVEFGVQLISGFSIADFPVKRAIQIVSKKVPKQARQPSPGFAGWLWDNCVQPVFDELRHSGAMPSNGKPPRIWWIGSGGAAGFPFHAATSETHPDQDALSLSVSSYTPSIKALLHARRRSDRSRALRRKTDQGKLDLTIITMETTPGNHAPLPAVRKEKEVIENLSTGTWKCKHLPQPTASLALQAVATSDIIHFACHGVVDRGDPSQSHLILEKSSKDGRTKEIDKLTVPQFLALNNLRKPWIAFLSACTTASMGTFRLGDEGLHMSGALQIAGFSHVIGSLWPVEDEVGVEIARAFYENLIGVTPDCVDDEMVASALREAVIKVRQHYPSSWTKWAAYIHSGA; translated from the coding sequence ATGACGGATATCTCTCTTATGGGTGACGAGGAGTTTGCCGTCCGGTTGGAGGCGTACATTGGAGCGCTGGGCCCTGTGCCGTCCGAtgcctcgacctcgtctcCAGACGCTGCCAGAGCTCTTCGTCTCCATCACCTCGCCAACCATACAGCAAAAAGAAGACTCAGGCGGAACGATGAACTCGGCAACAAGATTAATGATCTCGAGGTTGATCTAAGACTTCACGCAGTGCATGCATCGCCGCTGCAGGACCCGGAACTGACATGTAGGCGGTTGTTGGCAGTGGATACTCTCCTAGAACGCTACCAGACGCGCAGTCAAGACATGCTAGATCTGGAACTGTCAATTTCTCATCTGGAGCGTGCTAGCTTACTTATAGAGGAGGGGAATGGGCTTTTCCCGGATTACCTCGTGCTGTACGGACGCGCTCGTCGCTGTCACTTCGAGGTGACTCAAGACCCTCTCGAGCTTGGAAGGATCATCCAGACCCTTGCCTCATTCCCGCAAGTGGTTGATGAGAACCCAATGTTGCTCCAGCTTTATTCAAATCTCATGTTGGAGCGGTTCAAGATTTCAGCAACGCACCAGGACCTGCAGGAGGCCATTGAGCGGGCTGAGGCTGTTCGAAACCTTGCCGATGCTGGGGTTGATACTCAGATATACGCCCTTTCAAACCTTGCAGAGTGTCTTTCAGACCTGTCTGACCTTCAGATTGGCGACGGGGAGACGCATCTGGATCGTGCGGTGTCGAGGGGATTAGAGGCGAGGGAATTGGCTCAGCAGCCAAACTGCCCCATTGCAGATGTCGCCTTTGTATACGGAAGTCTCTCTTACGCGCACTATCGTCGTTATCTGCATTCGCTAAGGCCTGCAGATATACTACAGGCGCTTGAAAACGGAAGGAGAGCGGTAGTACTCTGTGGAGACGGCCATCCTGACAAGGCCAGGTGGACAAATCAACTTGGACTGGCCTACATTGCCCTCTTCCACCACCTGGCCGATAGATCTAGCCTGGAGAAGGCCACTGGCCTATTTCAGCATGCCATTGAGCTCTCCTCGGATCATGGACAAATCCGTGGGCTAGCACTCAGCAACCTAGCAGATGCGTTGGCGTCCAGGTTCGATTTGACTGGGGAGACCGAAGCCCTGGACATTGCGGTCTCCAAGTACCGGGCCGCAGCCAACCAACTCAACCCGCACATCGTGAAGTCGGCTGATAACCTACTAAACCTTGGAAGTATATTGATCAGTGCGTACAACCGCCACTTGGATGACGAGTATTTAGATGAAGCTGTGGACGTCCTCAACCGAGCCCTGTTGAGATACCCCGACGGCCATGTGGACATTGGATTCACTCACTCTTTACTCTGCGAGGCACTGGTAAAGAAACACAAACACGTGGACTCTAGCCAACAAGAAAATATTCAGAGTGCCATCAACCATGGAACGAAGTCGATACTACTGGCTGGGCAAAATGATCCACGCATGCACCGTCTTCTACAAACCCTTTCTATGGCCTACCAAGCCAAGTGGGAAGAAGGAAACCGTGGACAAAAGGCGGATTTGGAGAAAGCGATCGAGATGTCAAGGAAATGCCTTGATGCGACACCGCAGGATTCTTCGGATAGAGCAAGACTCCTCGGCTGGCTCGGCGACCTGCTTGTGGCACAGCTATTTGACAACGATCCAGACGCCGATACTTCTACCTTCACTGAACCCCTCATTCTCTTCAGAGAAGCGGTAAATTCACCAAATGGCTCGCCTCTGATGCGAATAAAAGCTGCTCAAAAGGCAGTCAGAATCCTCACAAACCAGCACAAGTGGGAAGAGGCAAAACCGATCAGCTTGGCCGCCATGCAGCTGCTACCCCAGGTCTGTGGTAGATACCAGTCTCTGCAAGACCAGCAACAGGTTGTTTCGCAAACCTCAGGCCTGGCATCCGAAGTTTGCTCCTTGTTGCTACAGCTGGGGGAACCCGATGAAGCCCTTGCACAGCTCGAAGCAGGCAGAGCCATGATATTAGGATTTGCCATGGACAACAATGATGAAGTATCTGAGCTACAAGAAACCGACAAAGGCCTTGCGAAGGAGTTTTTGGACATCAAGGCGAAGTTGCACATCCCATCCGACCTTCAAAGCTCCCGTCTTGGAGAGGTCAGACTACAAGAAAGAAGGGCCGCTGAAGCAGACCTTGTCAACTGCCTCGAAAAGATTAGAAATCTTGACGGCCACCATGACTTCCTTCGTGAGCCTCCTGTTGATCGATTGAAATCATGCACTAAGGAGGGCATCGTCGTCTTGGTGAACATCAGCTACTTGAGAAGTGATGCCATCATTCTCGTCGACTCCCGCACGCTGGTTGTGCCGCTTTCAAGGCTCGAGCCGCAGAAGATAGTGGAATTCGGCGTGCAGCTAATTTCAGGATTTTCCATTGCGGATTTTCCCGTGAAGCGAGCCATCCAGATCGTCTCGAAGAAGGTTCCCAAACAGGCGAGACAGCCCTCGCCAGGCTTTGCAGGCTGGCTGTGGGACAATTGTGTACAACCCGTCTTTGACGAGTTGAGGCACTCCGGCGCCATGCCCAGCAATGGCAAACCGCCTCGGATTTGGTGGATAGGATCCGGTGGCGCCGCAGGATTCCCTTTCCACGCGGCTACATCGGAGACTCACCCTGACCAGGACGCGTTATCTCTGTCAGTCTCATCGTACACGCCATCAATCAAGGCCCTATTACATGCCAGGCGACGTTCTGATCGGTCTCGGGcgctgaggaggaagacagATCAGGGGAAACTGGACTTGACCATCATCACAATGGAAACAACGCCCGGAAATCACGCTCCCCTGCCAGCAGTGcggaaggagaaggaagtcATTGAAAATCTCTCCACTGGGACGTGGAAATGCAAGCATCTACCACAACCAACAGCGAGTCTTGCTTTACAGGCCGTCGCCACGAGTGACATTATTCACTTTGCTTGCCATGGCGTGGTAGATAGGGGCGACCCGTCACAGAGCCATCTTATCCTCGAGAAGTCCAGCAAAGATGGCAGAACCAAGGAGATTGATAAACTCACCGTTCCCCAGTTTCTTGCTCTAAACAATCTCCGAAAGCCCTGGATAGCGTTCCTCTCTGCCTGTACTACGGCTTCTATGGGGACCTTTCgccttggagatgaaggcTTACATATGTCTGGGGCCTTGCAGATTGCTGGATTCTCCCATGTCATTGGATCCTTATGGCCGGTGGAAGACGAGGTCGGCGTCGAAATTGCTCGTGCCTTTTACGAGAATCTCATTGGCGTTACACCTGACTGTGTTGACGATGAAATGGTGGCTTCGGCCCTGAGGGAGGCAGTGATCAAGGTCCGACAACATTATCCCTCTTCTTGGACTAAATGGGCCGCTTATATTCACTCAGGAGCTTGA
- a CDS encoding F-box domain-containing protein produces the protein MTLRRSARIRNQDAQGPPEPQQSQPVPLKRKAPPAKTQGIAKRKKSATEPAKPKAKPRQPKVQTQIVSNDDALSSLPPEILNMILQSIDHRPTLGKLGRTCKKYYSIAMPYLYKHIAVAAMFHAHIPKLIRGLEPVLTIAQKKQLKKEGKYKGQQERFSSRLDENAKPLCADYVRSIVVGVCDPGRKHQYITNRYLEEAFQNLNNLEILETCVLTTPMAESLASMKSLKALSVSTDKFEKGAMRPLAKVKNLQHLSVEDYSWGSGIGKDNVVRSILLNSRSTLRSLSMQTSSYATCFLEDWEKMVSASKSSQAHDLIALKSLTLSGVRFDEGNFLKSMQRAIDFAGLRELRLGRLSEGRHRLFQYLASVAGSAQDKRIDLRILSVNMSHNQHMETPEQKQMDFDAKCAFISSFNTLSTLELVDYNQYPQEHVVNPGLSDTLLQAILKHENLKVLRISYTGIISGCKIPYLSAETVATIVNNLPHLEEFTFAPEEDEIDKIGEALAASPNLTSVTCWPHARWGHLGQEREEIPGFNILRGVLQGFMSRASNSDDNKFVWEEHYKLKRVSVNYRAWIVASKFGKLKKGMKKEEKMKSSGDGKREVLYRDISGTFLRYIHVGYDPGFEWVEKVSKDMD, from the exons ATGACTCTTAGGAGAAGCGCCAGAATTCGAAACCAGGATGCTCAGGGACCACCTGAGCCCCAACAATCACAGCCTGTCCCACTCAAACGCAAAGCCCCGCCAGCCAAAACACAAGGGATCGCGAAGCGCAAGAAGAGCGCAACAGAGCCGGCAAAGCCCAAGGCTAAGCCCAGACAACCAAAAGTCCAGACTCAAATCGTCTCAAACGATGATGCACTGTCGTCCCTGCCGCCAGAGATTCTTAACATGATTCTGCAGAGT ATCGATCATCGACCGACTCTGGGCAAACTGGGCCGCACATGCAAGAAATACTATTCGATTGCAATGCCCTATCTCTACAAGCACATTGCCGTGGCTGCCATGTTTCACGCCCACATTCCAAAGCTCATCCGTGGCCTTGAGCCGGTTCTCACGATAGCGCAGAAAAAGCAGCTGAAGAAGGAAGGCAAATACAAAGGCCAGCAGGAAAGATTTTCATCACGTCTTGATGAGAACGCCAAGCCACTCTGTGCAGACTATGTCCgcagcatcgtcgtcggtgtGTGTGATCCGGGGCGAAAGCACCAGTACATCACCAACAGATACCTGGAAGAGGCCTTTCAGAACTTGAACAATCTGGAGATTCTCGAGACCTGTGTTCTTACAAC GCCTATGGCGGAAAGCCTTGCATCAATGAAATCCCTGAAAGCTTTGTCTGTGAGCACAGACAAATTTGAAAAAGGTGCTATGCGACCACTTGCAAAAGTCAAGAACCTGCAGCATCTAAGTGTTGAGGATTACAGCTGGGGCAGTGGCATAGGCAAGGATAACGTGGTTCGGTCGATACTACTAAACTCTAGGTCGACACTTCGCAGCCTATCTATGCAAACAAGCTCATACGCCACCTGCTTTCTGGAAGACTGGGAGAAGATGGTTTCTGCATCCAAATCGAGCCAGGCACATGATCTCATTGCCCTCAAGTCATTAACTCTTTCTGGCGTCAGATTTGATGAAGGCAACTTCTTAAAGTCGATGCAGAGGGCCATTGACTTTGCTGGTCTGCGAGAGCTCAGACTTGGGCGTCTGTCTGAAGGCAGACACCGCCTTTTCCAGTATCTCGCAAGTGTGGCCGGCTCAGCCCAGGACAAGCGCATAGACTTGCGAATCCTGAGTGTGAACATGTCACACAATCAACATATGGAGACGCCcgagcagaagcagatggATTTTGACGCCAAATGCGCCTTCATCTCATCGTTCAATACCCTCTCGACTCTGGAACTTGTGGATTATAACCAATATCCCCAGGAACACGTGGTCAATCCTGGATTGTCGGATACACTGCTGCAAGCCATCCTCAAGCATGAGAACCTGAAGGTTTTAAGGATATCTTATACGGGAATCATCTCTGGCTGCAAGATTCCATATCTGTCAGCTGAAACTGTGGCTACCATCGTCAACAACCTACCCCATCTGGAGGAATTCACGTTTGCGCCGGAAGAGGATGAAATA GACAAAATTGGCGAAGCACTTGCTGCCAGCCCCAATCTCACCAGCGTTACTTGCTGGCCGCATGCCCGCTGGGGGCACCTGGGTCAAGAGCGAGAAGAAATACCTGGCTTCAACATTTTAAGAGGCGTTCTCCAAGGGTTCATGTCCCGTGCCAGCAACAGCGACGACAACAAGTTTGTCTGGGAAGAGCACTACAAGCTCAAGCGAGTCTCTGTGAACTACCGAGCATGGATCGTTGCGTCCAAGTTTGGGAAGCTTAAGAAGGGCATGaaaaaggaggaaaagatgAAGAGTAGCGGTGATGGGAAGCGGGAGGTTCTGTACCGTGATATCTCGGGGACTTTTCTCCGGTATATACATGTCGGCTACGATCCTGGCTTTGAGTGGGTGGAGAAGGTATCAAAGGATATGGATTAA
- a CDS encoding Small secreted protein has protein sequence MKFTLIAALLAPVVAAIPKELQERTGCGDNCARAVVPGFRGPAVVASYQADCNAYLEVTTTPPAKTVYVTKSVPTYASACSGEARYLTACSCASASPVTIEAPTPTVTKVVFV, from the exons ATGAAGTTCACTCTCATCGCCGCTCTCCTCGCCCCCGTCGTGGCCGCCATCCCCAAGGAGCTCCAGGAGCGCACTGGATGTGGCGACAACTGTGCCCGAGCCGTTGTCCCCGGCTTCCGCGGCCCTGCAGTCGTGGCCTCGTACCAGGCCGACTGCAACGCCTATCTTGAGGTCACCACGACCCCTCCCGCCAA GACTGTCTATGTGACCAAGTCTGTTCCCACCTACGCCAGCGCCTGTTCCGGAGAGGCTCGCTACCTCACCGCGTGCTCTTGCGCCAGCGCTTCTCCCGTCACCATCGAGGCGCCCACCCCTACCGTTACCAAGGTTGTGTTTGTTTAG
- a CDS encoding MFS domain-containing protein has translation MGHRNQQSPDVSNRDVDIDVEILGRQRPPAFPSLWSELGFCFALLGSILMAEFFVSGFHIVLPPLVDELDIPRTSQTWPSSVFSLITGAFLLPFGRLGDMYGGYLVFNIGLAWVAVWSLIAGFSRNYMMLIFCRALQGFGSAAFLPGGIMILGKIYRPGPRKNLVFALYGAFAPLGLFIGILMGGIAAQFLTWSWYFWFGTIFLTIILAVSCLTVPFDLHDKRPGDIRMDWWGVGTIVPGLLLVIYAITDSSHAPQGWASPQIIVTLVLGVALLVAAYFVEGRVATNPLLPSDLFAPKYMKRLVAALFLSYGTFGIFLFYSSFYIELVLHVSPLLTAVWYIPMIVGGLIIGTVGGFTLHHLPGRVLLVISGASFLACVLFFALMPEDPNYWAFIFPAMICATVGIDITYTVSNIFITNNLPGYRQGLAGALINSLLFLGISFFLGIADIVVGETGHLGLRKSYQAAFWLGVGLTGCALVLYVFVKIGSAKSDLTVEEREQLEAEARRVRDMELEDGTSGL, from the exons ATGGGCCACCGCAATCAACAATCCCCCGATGTCTCTAACCGAGACGTGGATATCGATGTCGAGATCCTTGGCCGACAAAGGCCGCCTGCTTTTCCTTCACTGTGGTCTGAACTCGGATTCTGCTTTGCACTGCTCGGGTCCATCTTGATGGCT GAATTCTTTGTGAGCGGCTTCCACATCGtgcttcctcctctggtCGACGAACTCGATATCCCACGAACCTCCCAGACTTGGCCGTCCAGCGTATTTTCTCTCATCACCGGCGCTTTCCTCCTTCCTTTCGGTCGGCTCGGAGATATGTACGGGGGTTATCTTGTGTTCAACATTGGTCTGGCGTGGGTTGCCGTCTGGTCGCTCATCGCAGGCTTTAGCCGAAACTACATGATGCTCATATTCTGTCGTGCCCTCCAAGGGTTCGGATCAGCAGCATTTCTCCCCGGTGGAATCATGATCCTCGGAAAGATTTACCGGCCCGGGCCTCGCAAGAACCTCGTGTTCGCCCTTTACGGCGCCTTCGCCCCCCTCGGACTTTTCATTGGGATCCTTATGGGTGGCATAGCTGCCCAGTTCCTTACGTGGAGCTGGTACTTTTGGTTCGGCACCATCTTTCTCACCATCATCCTTGCCGTCTCATGCTTGACAGTCCCCTTTGATCTCCACGACAAGCGACCAGGAGATATACGTATGGATTGGTGGGGCGTTGGGACGATCGTGCCAGGCTTGCTCTTGGTCATTTACGCCATCACCGACAGCTCCCACGCTCCTCAGGGGTGGGCGAGCCCTCAGATCATCGTCACCCTGGTGCTAGGCGTCGCGCTACTTGTCGCAGCCTACTTTGTCGAGGGACGCGTCGCCACCAATCCGTTGCTTCCGAGCGACCTGTTTGCTCCGAAGTACATGAAGAGGCTAGTGGCggctctctttctctcctaTGGAACTTTTGGGATTTTCCTCTTCTACTCAAGCTTTTACATTGAGTTGGTTCTGCATGTGTCACCATTACTCACAGCTGTCTGGTATATCCCCATGATCGTTGGCGGACTCATTATCGGGACGGTCGGCGGCTTCACTTTGCACCACCTCCCTGGCCGGGTATTGTTAGTGATCTCGGGCGCGTCGTTTCTGGCTTGTGTCTTGTTCTTCGCGCTCATGCCAGAGGATCCCAATTACTGGGCCTTCATCTTCCCCGCAATGATCTGCGCAACAGTCGGGATCGACATCACGTACACGGTCAGCAACATCTTCATTACAAACAACCTTCCCGGATACCGTCAGGGCCTCGCTGGAGCCTTGATCAACAGCTTGCTTTTCTTGGGTatcagcttcttcctggGAATTGCAGACATCGTAGTTGGAGAAACCGGACACCTTGGTCTGCGGAAAAGCTACCAAGCTGCCTTCTGGCTGGGAGTTGGGCTGACAGGCTGCGCCTTGGTCTTGTATGTATTTGTCAAGATTGGGTCTGCCAAGAGCGACCTCACTGTCGAAGAGAGGGAGCAGTTGGAGGCCGAGGCGCGACGGGTTCGAGATATGGAATTGGAGGATGGAACATCTGGTCTGTAG
- a CDS encoding Cation-ATPase-N domain-containing protein, whose product MSPPTPPDMESHVSGQSNKPLSRPAHALPAAGVVEELKSNPEVGLTTAEAAQRLSEYGPNDLGEEEGVKPIKIFIAQVCNCMTLVLILALAASLGIKAWIEGGALAAIILLNIIIGFFQDLQAARTVHSLKSLSQPTASVFRDGKTIVVQTSDIVPGDIIDLKMGDSVPADIRILDAVNYETNEALLTGESLPVRKNPTMQFDDDTGPGDRLNVCYSSTIVTKGRSKGVVFATGAYTEIGAIAAALNDTGRKKREVKRDENGKATLGAHLAKWLLTIGDTIGEFLGVNVGTPLQRKLSQLFLYVFGFAVVCAIIVLAANKFDPRKDVIIYAVATAVGTLPVSLILVLTITMAAGTKQMVSRKVVVRNMQSLEALGGVTNICSDKTGTLTQGKMVVKMAWLPGFGTYSVPSTNEPYNPEVGDIEFTPFPPTELPSNTDEPKWNTIDRNTEPSTNQALQHYLNIASLANLATVGLESEDGGPQEWRVQGDPTEIAIQVFVTRFNWNRMTLSTGSNPKWTQLAEFPFDSEVKKMSVVFQDNIAGERHLFTKGAVERLLSSCVSMEVGGDVKPIDDAAKDTILENMEAFARLGLRVLALASKSPVRGLPEDLSVAMDRSDFEKDLTFHGLIGIYDPPRPETRGSVQMCQKAGISVHMLTGDHPETARAIAADVAIIPSADRMRLIRGDVAKNMVMAAHDFDHLSDAELDAMPELPLVVARCSPTTKVRMIEALHRRGRYVAMTGDGVNDSPSLKHADVGIAMGLNGSDVAKESSDIILTDDNFASILNAIEEGRRIFDNIQKFILHVLAANVAFVICLLVGLAFKDDSGVSIFVMTPVEIIWMLLVAGAFTETGLGFEQASPDILRRPPQSLKYGVFTPEFLVDLGVYGILMLISILGSSVVVLYGFNNQGLGHDCNTKYSESCETVFSARSTAFTTMTWDFLLFAWQLVDSRRSFFAEIFEQGGSFKAWTMRLWKNPFLFWSVTISTILLPPTLYIPVINRTVFMHSPIDWEWGVIFIAVGVFFAGAEGYKWFKRVYFRRTVAKEFRGEVTDVELYVFGRHIDSDMGSDSNYDMGRKS is encoded by the exons ATGTCGCCCCCGACTCCCCCGGACATGGAAAGCCACGTCTCTGGTCAATCCAACAAGCCTCTTTCACGCCCGGCGCACGCTTTGCCAGCCGCTGGGGTCGTTGAGGAGCTCAAATCGAACCCAGAGGTCGGTCTAACCACTGCTGAGGCGGCTCAGAGACTCTCGGAATATGGTCCCAACGACttgggcgaggaagagggtgtGAAGCCCATCAAGATCTTCATCGCCCAGGTTTGCAACTGCATGACTCTT GTCTTAATCCTCGCTCTGGCTGCCAGTCTCGGTATAAAGGCCTGGATCGAGGGTGGCGCCCTCGcagccatcatcctcctcaacatcatcatcggcTTCTTCCAAGACCTACAAGCCGCCAGAACCGTCCACTCGTTAAAGTCCCTCAGTCAGCCGACCGCCAGTGTGTTCCGAGACGGCAAGACCATTGTGGTCCAGACCAGCGACATTGTCCCCGGCGACATCATCGACCTCAAGATGGGCGACTCGGTGCCAGCAGATATCCGAATCTTGGATGCTGTTAACTACGAGACGAACGAAGCCTTGCTAACTGGAGAGTCGCTACCAGTGCGCAAGAACCCGACGATGCAATTCGACGATGATACCGGCCCTGGAGACCGACTCAATGTCTGCTATAGCTCTACCATTGTGACCAAGGGCCGCAGCAAGGGAGTCGTGTTTGCCACCGGAGCCTACACCGAGATTGGAGCGATCGCAGCCGCCCTCAATGATACGGGACGAAAGAAGAGGGAAGTCAAGCGAGACGAGAACGGCAAGGCAACCTTGGGCGCTCACCTGGCCAAGTGGCTGCTGACCATCGGCGATACAATCGGCGAGTTTCTGGGAGTCAATGTCGGAACACCTCTCCAGCGAAAGCTATCGCAGCTATTTCTCTACGTCTTTGGTTTTGCAGTTGTTTGTGCCATCATTGTGCTCGCCGCCAACAAGTTTGATCCTCGCAAGGACGTCATCATCTATGCCGTCGCCACAGCTGTCGGCACTCTGCCGGTCTCGTTGATCTTGGTTCTCACTATCACGATGGCAGCTGGTACAAAGCAGATGGTTAGCCGCAAGGTGGTAGTCAGGAACATGCAGAGCTTGGAGGCTCTTGGAGGCGTTACAA ATATCTGCTCCGACAAAACTGGTACCCTCACTCAAGGAAAGATGGTTGTCAAGATGGCCTGGCTTCCAGGATTCGGCACCTACTCCGTTCCGTCGACCAACGAGCCCTATAACCCTGAGGTCGGCGACATCGAGTTCACGCCATTCCCCCCAACGGAACTGCCTTCAAACACCGACGAGCCCAAATGGAACACGATCGATCGCAACACGGAGCCCAGCACCAACCAGGCGCTGCAGCACTACTTGAACATTGCCTCTCTTGCAAACTTGGCCACTGTAGGCCTTGAAAGCGAGGACGGCGGTCCCCAAGAGTGGCGTGTTCAAGGTGATCCTACCGAGATCGCCATCCAGGTCTTTGTCACTCGCTTCAACTGGAATCGCATGACTCTCTCTACCGGATCAAACCCCAAGTGGACCCAGCTCGCCGAGTTTCCTTTCGACTCCGAAGTTAAGAAGATGTCGGTCGTTTTTCAGGATAACATTGCTGGCGAGAGGCATCTCTTCACCAAGGGTGCTGTTGAGCGTCTTCTTAGCAGTTGTGTCTCGATGgaagttggtggtgatgtcaaGCCTATAGACGACGCCGCAAAGGACACCATCTTGGAGAACATGGAAGCTTTCGCCCGTCTTGGCCTTCGAGTCCTTGCTCTTGCCAGCAAGTCTCCCGTTCGTGGCCTCCCTGAAGATCTGTCTGTGGCCATGGATCGATCTGACTTTGAGAAAGACTTGACCTTCCACGGCCTCATCGGTATCTATGATCCTCCCCGACCTGAAACTCGTGGTAGCGTACAGATGTGCCAAAAGGCTGGCATCAGCGTGCACATGCTTACTGGAGACCATCCAGAAACTGCCCGAGCCATCGCTGCCGATGTTGCCATCATTCCATCTGCTGACAGAATGAGGCTCATCCGCGGTGACGTTGCCAAGAACATGGTGATGGCCGCGCATGATTTCGATCACTTGTCCGATGCTGAACTAGACGCCATGCCTGAGCTGCCCCTTGTCGTCGCTCGATGCTCCCCCACAACGAAAGTTCGCATGATTGAAGCTCTTCACCGCCGCGGCCGCTACGTGGCCATGACAGGCGATGGCGTTAATGATAGCCCTAGCTTGAAGCATGCCGACGTTGGCATTGCCATGGGTCTCAACGGCTCAGATGTTGCCAAGGAGTCTTCCGATATTATCCTAACCGACGACAACTTTGCATCTATTCTCAACGCCATCGAAGAAGGTCGCCGCATTTTTGACAACATTCAGAAGTTCATCTTGCACGTTCTCGCTGCTAATGTCGCATTTGTTATTTGCCTCCTCGTTGGACTAGCGTTCAAGGATGACAGTGGCGTTTCCATCTTTGTCATGACTCCTGTGGAAATCATTTGGATGCTTCTGGTTGCTGGTGCCTTTACTGAGACTGGTCTCGGTTTCGAGCAGGCTTCTCCCGACATTCTGCGTCGACCGCCTCAAAGT CTCAAGTATGGCGTGTTTACTCCAGAGTTCCTCGTCGATCTTGGAGTCTATGGGATCCTGAtgctcatctccatccttggGTCCTCTGTTGTCGTCCTGTATGGCTTCAACAACCAAGGCCTCGGACACGACTGCAACACCAAGTACTCGGAATCCTGTGAGACGGTCTTTTCCGCTCGATCTACCGCATTCACCACCATGACCTGGGACTTTCTCCTCTTCGCTTGGCAGCTAGTCGACTCTCGCCGATCCTTCTTTGCAGAAATCTTTGAGCAAGGCGGCAGCTTCAAGGCTTGGACTATGCGCTTGTGGAAGAACCCCTTCCTGTTCTGGTCCGTCACCATTAGCACTATCCTACTACCGCCGACTCTTTACATCCCCGTCATCAACCGCACCGTCTTTATGCACAGCCCTATCGACTGGGAGTGGGgagtcatcttcatcgccgtGGGTGTCTTCTTTGCCGGTGCAGAAGGATATAAGTGGTTCAAGCGTGTGTACTTCCGCCGAACCGTGGCAAAGGAGTTTAGGGGCGAGGTAACTGACGTTGAACTCTACGTCTTTGGTCGACACATTGACTCTGACATGGGGAGCGACTCCAACTACGACATGGGCCGAAAGTCATGA